ATGATCTTCGCGCGGGTGCTCCAGATCGCCATCTTCTTGGAGATCAGGAGTGAAATGATCGAACCGGCAAAGCCGAACACAGCCGCAAAGATCAACAGGTTGCCATAGGCAATGCCTTGTTGGTTCAGGTAGCTGTCTACCCCCAGCAGTTGCAGGGTGATACTCGCGACAACGATAACGGCCAGGTTAGTGGCCAGGAAGAGCAGGATTCTCATGGCTTTTTCCCATTATCCAAATGCTTACGCCCACCAATATCGGGGTCGCCCATGCGACCTTCAATAGGGTTACGTCGAATTAACCAACGCTGGATGTCGACCGCTTCTGCGAACGAAAGTTCAGGTATGCAGTTAAAATTCGGGGTGGTGGCGGGTAAAAACTCGGCCTCGTCACGGCGTTCCGTCTTGCCGGAATGGCTTAGCTCTGCGGAAAAAGTACAGCTTGCACCGTATCGGCGATCAGCGAAGAATTGCCGTTCTTCAGCGCGACGCGCAGTAGGTGGATGTTGGTTGAGAGGTCAGCCTGAACCGCCGGTGGCAGTCCTTCGGTATCTTCGGGGTAGGTGCCCGCCAGGGAAGCGGGCAGGGTATCTGTCTTTACAGCTGCGTTAAGCCGAGTGAAAGCGGGCTGTGTCAGCACGACCTGGTCGACCGCATCCTGACTGATCGTGTCTTCGTAACGGATATGGCCTTCGTCGGCCAGCCAGAGCATAGTCCCGAAACAGGCGCGGTGGCGACGACTGTGCAAGCCGAATTCGTCAGGCGAATCCGGTCCGGAGATGTCCTCCACGTAAAGGCTGACCTTGCGCGGAAATGCGTTATAGAGCTGAACCAGGATGATGGCGGTATCCCGGAAGAACTCTTCGATGTGAATATCAGCCATGATCCTTCGCCTAATTCTTCTTGCTCAGTATTCGCACTCTGCTTGCGGGCTTACGTCATGTGAAGGCCCAGCCCTGACAGCTACTGCTGATAAGCCGACAGGAAATGGGCCAGGCGCTTGATGGCATCCTCCAGGGCATCGACCCGTGGGAGGAAGACCACACGCAGGTGCTGCCTGTCCTCGATATTGAAAGCCGAACCCTGGACCAGCAGGATCCTCTCCTGTAGCAAGAGGTCCAGCACCATCTTCTCGTCGTTGTGGATGGGATACCGCTTGGGGTCGAGCTTGGGGAACATATAGAGTGCACCCATGGGCTTGACGCAGCTTACACCAGGAATGTCGTTGAGCAGTTCCCAGGCGGTTTCGCGTTGATCATAGAGCCGCCCACCCGGCGCCACCAAATCCTCGATCGATTGGTAACCGCCCAATGCCGTCTGGATTGCGAGCTGTGCGGGTACGTTCGAGCACAGGCGCATCGACGCCAGCATTTCGATACCTTCGATCAGGTCGCGGGCCTTGTGCTTGGCACCGCTGATGATCATCCAGCCGGAGCGGTAGCCCGCGGCCCGGTAATTCTTGGACAAGCCGTTGTATGTGAAAAACAGTACGTCGTCTGCCAGGGAGGCGGTTGAGATGTGCTCGACACCGTCATACAGGATCTTGTCGTAAATCTCGTCCGACAGGACGATCAGGTTGTGCTGGCGGGCCAGCTCGATTACCTGCTCCAGTAACTCACGGGGATACACCGCGCCGGTCGGGTTATTGGGATTGATCAGCACGATGGCGCGGGTACGGGAGGTCAGCTTGCTCTTGATATCGTCGATGTCAGGGAACCAATCCTGGGCTTCGTCGCAGTGATAGTGGACTGGCTTGCCGCTGGATAGGGTGATGGCTGCGGTCCACAGCGGGTAGTCCGGGGCTGGCACAAGGACCTCGTCGCCGGTGTTCAGCAGCGCTTGCATGGACATCACAATCATTTCGCTGACACCGTTACCCAGGTAGATGTCGTCGATATCGACCTTATCGATGCCCCGTTGTTGGCAATAATGCATCACAGCCTTGCGGGCAGAGAACAGCCCCTTGGACTCTACGTAGCCCTGGGCCGAATGCATGTTATAGATAACGTCCTGCTGGATTTCCTCAGGCACATCGAGTTCGAAGGCCGCCGGGTTGCCGATGTTGAGCTTCAGCACCCGGTGGCCTTCCTCTTCAAGGCGACGCGCCTCACGCAAAACCGGACCGCGAATCTCGTAACACACGTTATCCAGCTTCGACGACTTCTTAAAATTCTGCATGATGGCGCGGTTCCCAATACTGAGTGTCAGAGCGGCTATTCTAGCCAAACCCCACATTGGGGAGAAAGGGAAGAAACCTGCTGAATTGTGATGAAAAGTGGCACAATGCCGAAAAAATGTTGAAGGGGGAGGCCCATGCTTGCATTCCAGGTGATCGAAGACCGGGCCGCGGCCAGGGTAGGCGGGCCAAAGGGCCTGGAAAGTCGCATGCCGAACGTGCGTAAAAAGGAAGAGATTGCCGCCATGCCGGATCGGGAGTTTTTGTCGAGCATGACCCGGCGTATCTTCCAGGCGGGGATGAAGCACAGCGTGAGCAATGATCGCTGGCCCAGGTTTGAGGATTACTTCTGGAGCTTCGAGCCGGAAAAGCTGATGCTGCTTTCCGAGGAACAACTGGAGCAGGCGATGCAGAACCCGGAATTGATCCGCCATTGGGGCAAACTTCGGACGATTCCTTTCAACGCAGGCGAAATGTACCGGATCAGCCGGGCCGAAGGCGGTTTCGGCAAGGTTATCGCGGACTGGGACGATGGCGACCTGTTTGGTCTGTGGGCTTGGCTCGGTAAACGTTTCCAACGGATGGGCGGTCAATCGGGGGCGCGCTTCCTGCGTCTGACAGGGCGCGACACCTTCCTGCTAACCGACGATGTGATCGCCGCCCTGGTTACCAGCGATGCCATCGACGAGAAGCCGACCCGCAAAGCCGACAAGCAGAGGGTGAACGATGTCTTCCTTGAATGGCAGGCTCAGTCCGGGCGACCCCTGGCGCATATCAGCCGTATTCTCTCGATGACGGTCGACTAGTCATCGCGGGTCAATTGAGACGAGGTTGCTTGTGCAGCGGTTTTAATTGTGCACAATTTAATATCGAAAAATCGGAGGCAAGGCAGGTATGGCTTTGAGCGTGCCCGGTACAAGCCCGCACAGACTTGAGCAGGAGTAGGTTATGTCTTCCCAGGCGCTATACGACATTGAAGTTCAGGATATCAAGGGCCAGAGTCGTACCCTTGATGAATACCAGGGCAAGGTCCTGTTGATCGTCAATACGGCCAGCAAGTGTGGTTTCACACCTCAGTTCGAGGGATTGCAGAAACTGCACCAGGAGCTGGGCGGCAAAGGTTTCGTGCTGGGTTTCCCCTGTAACCAGTTCATGAGCCAGGATCCAGGCGACAACGATGAAATCAGCCAGTTTTGCAGTCTCAACTACGGTGTAGACTTCCCCATGTTCGCCAAGATCGAAGTCAACGGGCCCAATACCCATCCGCTGTACCGTTTCCTCAAGAGCGAAGCCAAGGGATTGATGGGCTCGGAGAAGATCAAGTGGAACTTCACCAAATTCCTGGTTGACCAGAATGGCAAGGTGGTCAAACGGTATCCTCCGACTGCGAAACCGGAAGCTATCCGCAAGGATATCGAACAGTTACTTTAATCACTTGGCCCGTAGCGCATTTTCCAGGATGATCGCTAGCTTCGGCTGCCACTATCTACTTTGATTATGACTGCAAAGAACGACAATCCGTTGGCGCTGGACAACCAGGTATGCTTTGCCCTGTACGCCGCCAATCGCGCGATGACTACGCTCTATCGGCCGCTTCTCGAAGAGCTTGGGCTTACCTATCCGCAGTACTTGGTCATGCTGGTCCTGTGGGAGGCAGACCGGCCCGGGTACGAGGATACTTCGACGGAGCTGATCAGTGTCTCCTGGCTGGGTCGTCGTCTGCGTCTGGATTCGGGAACGCTAACGCCACTGCTCAAGCGTCTGGAAGCGCGTGGACTGATCTGCCGTAGCCGCCACACGGATGACGAACGGGTGGTAACGTTGACGCTGACCGGCGAGGGGCGTGAACTGCGGGACAGGGCACTGGACATCCCCGGTAACTTGCTGTGCCGCAGCGGCCTCGGCTTGGAGGACGCCCGCACCTTGCGGCAGTCTTTGCAAAGGTTACTGGACCAGTTGCCGGAAAAGTAACCGTACGTCACCGGTCAGGCCAAGCCCTCCGGGCGCCCACCCGTCAGTTGGACGCTTGCGAGCTGGTCGCATTATTGCCGGCCCAGCGTTCGATAACCTTCTGCAGTTCCTGCTTGTTGTAGGGCTTGGTGATGTAATCGTTCATGCCGGCGGCGAGGCAGTCGTCCTTATCGCCCTGCATAACGTTCGCCGTGACCGCTATAATCGGCATCTCGCGCCAGCCCGGATTGCGTCGAATCCTTTCCGTGGCCTCGTAACCGTCGAGTACGGGCATCTGACAATCCATCAGCACGACATCGTAATTGCTATGATTCAGCGCAGCGATCGCCCGTTCGCCATTTTCAGCCAGATCGACCCGGTAACCCAATTTACGCAACATACTGCTGGCGACGATCTGGTTCACCCGATTGTCTTCGACAAGCAGGATATTGAGGCCTTCGCTCGGTCGCGGAGCGATTTCGTCCTTTTTGATATTCGGCTTGGCTGAGCCTCCAGTAGCAACTCGGAGGACCTCTTCCAGCTGATTGCGCCGCAGGGGCAGGGACACCACGCGGAGGTCCTTCCCCGATAGGGCTCGAATCGACTGCTGCGGCTCGCCCAGCAAAACGAGCGGACAGGATAGGCGCCGGTCGCTCAGCGCGCCACGGGTCCAGGCAGCGGTATCGCACAGGTAGGCTGCGGGTGAATCCCCATCGGGAGCCAATACCGGGATATTCCAGGCCTGGAGTTGGCGTTCCAGCGGGAGGCGATGGGGGTTGGCGTGAGAAATATCCAACGCGACACCCTGACGCTGCAAAGCGGGTGCATTGAATTCGACATCGCGGGCAGGTGATCGTACAGGTAGTGGGAGTAGGACCGTGAAGTGGGTACCTTTATTCTCGCGTGATTCCACCGTGATCTGGCCGTGCATGCGTTCAACCAGTTGCCGACACAAGGTCAGGCCCAGGCCGGTACCGCCGTAGCGCCGGGTGGTATCCGCTTTACCCTGGGAGAACGGCGAGAAGATTCGGCGAAGAGTTTCCTCTCCCATGCCGATACCGGTATCGATCACGTCAATCCGGGTCTCGCCGTTCCGGCTTCGAGCGCGTATGCGAACTTCTCCGGTCTCGGTGAACTTGATGCCGTTACCCAGCAGATTATTGACGATCTGTCGCACCCGTGTCGGGTCGCCCTGGTAAGTTTCCGGTAGGGCAGGATCGAGGTCGATCACCAGGTCGATTTGTTTGCTGCGAGCCTGCTGGCTGAGCAGGGTGGCACATTCCTCGATAACATCCCGGAGGCTGAATTCGATGGCTTCAAGGTTGAGTTTGCCTGCTTCCACCTTGGAGATATCCAGGATGTCGTTGAGCAGACTCAACAGGCTTTGCCCAGCGTTGTAGGCGATTTCCAACCGGTTACGCTGACTCGGTTCAAGCTCGCCCTCGAGCGCAAGACTGAGCATGCCGAGGACACCGTTGAGCGGCGTACGTATCTCGTGGCTCATGCTGGCCAGGAAGTTGGCCCGGCTGCGGGCCCGGTGCACCGCGTCTTCCTTGGCCTTGATCAGGGCCCGGTTGCCGCGCTGCAGCGCTTCATTTTTCTCGGAGATCTCACGGGTCCGATCCTCGACCTCGCGCTCGAGCTTGGACGAGTAGTGTTTCATCTTGCTCTCGGCCAACCGCACCTGGTCGAGGCTGCTGTCGATAGTATCCAGGTGCTGGTTGATGATGCCGACCATCTGGCCGATTTCATCATTCTCGTGGTTCGGTGGAACGGGGAGGCGGACCTTTTCCGGTGCCTTGGGTTCAACTTCTCGCAGGGCCTGGATTACCCGCAACAGCGGCTTGGTCAGAACAAAGTAGAAGATGAACAACAGAATGATGCTGAGCACCAGGCTTTTGATGAAGCCGCTAACCAGGGTATAGGCGGCACGGCTCAGGAATGCGGTGCCGTAGTGGTGCGTATCGATCCTGACTTCGAGCCGACCCAGGGGAATTTCATCAAGCTGGGGTACCCGGAGGTTTTCCGAATATTCGCGGTTGGGACCGAACAGGAAATCGCTTAGCATGCGATAGGTGGAATCACTGGACTCCCGGGTTGAAGCCGCAAGAACGCGCCCGTCGGGATCCACGATCCTGGCATCGACGATGGCCGGATGACGAAGTAGCCCGTCCAGCAGTTCCTTGGCCAGGCGCGTATCGATGTTGTAGGCAATCTGCGAGGCCGGGCTGTAACTGATATCCATCAGCGCCCTGATTTCCTCGTCCATCGTATGGCGGGCGTTGAAGTAATCCAGGGTGACCTGGACCATGTTGAGCAGGATGCCCAACAGCATGGCCAGCAGGACCGTGTTACGGGTCAGTCGGAAAGACAGGCGCTTGGTAAAGGGCATACTCACGATTTAAACGATCCTTGTCTCGACGCTATTACTCTGTATCGAAAACAGCGTTCCATCCTGGAAAAAGTACTCTGCTCCGAACGCATTGCGCCATCCGGTGAACCTAGTCGTCGTAATCCGCTTTCTTTTTCCATTCTTCGTCATGCAGGAAGGAATCCCATTCCTTGTTCAGGCGATGCTTCTCTTCGTCCTGGGTTTTCGGCGCTGCTCCGTTGGCCAGGTCCTCGAGCTCCTTGATACGGACCCTGAAACTTTTGATGGCTTTCAGCGCCATCGGATTATCCTTGGCCTTGCCCAACTCGGTCGACGCCAGGTGATAGGCGTGGATGGCCTTGCGGAACTGCTTTTGGCGCGTATGTTCGCGGGCCTGGGAAACGTGCAGGTCTGCCTGGGTTTTGTGAATCAGGAACAGCACCAGTTTCAGGTTGTGACGCGCCAGTTTACTGTCAAGCCGGCCACGTTTCTGCATCCCTTCGATCATCTTGAACAGCAACTGAAGCTGGCCCTTGACCTCTGCAGCGCGAGCCGGTGAATCGATGCGCTGTGGGGAGCGTTCGTCGGCGTTGTCGTCCATCTGCTGGCGCCGGGTTTTCAGTTCGTCACGCCACTTGCCGACTGGCAAGTCACCTTTGAGTGACTCGGCATCGCGGCACACTTCCTCGCCCCGCATCAGCAGGATCGACTTGAGGTCTTTCGTAAGGTATTGCGGCGGGAGCTCTTCCAGCAACCGGCGGCTGGCGCGGTAACTGTCTTCCAGGGCCTTGGCGCGCCTCGCGCGTTCGATCTTTGCCTTTTCCCGAGCCTGGCTGATTACAATAGCGGCGATCGACAGCAGGACGATGACAGCAAAAAAGATGACGATTGTGGTGGTATCCATGTTTCTGACGGCCGTCTCTCAATACCCAATGCTCGGGGACCGCTGGGGCGGTCCATGGTGGACCGAGTATAGCGCATTACTATCAATCAAAGGGTTAAGTTGTGTGTGTAAAGTAATCAATTAGCAAGATTTGACGTCACCTGCGACAGAAGTCCTAACGGTGCGATGGTTTTTATTTATGTATACCGTATTTTCCATTTTTGTGGTGAATGGTAGTCTGCAGTTTTCTATGGCGTAAACGGGACCTTCTAATGGATATTTCGCGCGTTGACCTCAATCTGCTGGTGTATCTGGATGTACTCCTGCGCGAGAAGAACGTGACCAAGGCTGCCAATCACCTGGGCATCACCCAACCCGCCATGAGCAATGGCCTGCGCCGCCTACGGGACCTGTTCGGTGACCCGTTGCTGGTCCGCACCAGCGAGGGTATGACCGCAACCGAACGTGCGCTGGAGCTTAAACCCCTGGTGCGCAACGTCCTGGCGGATATCGAGCGCGCCGTGCAGGCTAAGTCCGAGTTCGCAGCCGCCGAGAGTCATCGTGTTTTTCGTATCATGGCCAGCGACTACGCTGAATCCTGCCTGATGCCCAGGGTCTTGCGTCGGATTCGCCAGGAGGCACCGCATGTGACTCTGGACGTACTGACGCCCAGTGACGTGAGCTTTCTTGATGTGGAGCAGGGCCGCCTGGATATGGCGATCAACCGTTTTGACAAGCTGCCCCAGTCTTTCCACCAGAAAACCCTGTGGACCGAATATTTCGCCTGCCTGATGAACGCCCGTAACCCGATCCTGAGGGAGCCCTTTACTCTGGATACCTATCTCGATGCCAGCCACATCTGGGTCAGCAAGACCGGTTTCGGCGTCGGTGTTGGGGTAAACCCCAAGGACGTCCAGCGGCTGGGGTGGGTGGATGAGGCCTTGTCGCTGATGGGTCGTAAGCGCCGGATTTCGGTGTTTACCCGTCACTACCAGGTGGCCATGCTGCTGGCCGAGCAGCACGACCTGATTGCAACCCTGCCCAGCCGTGCCGCATGGTTGCAAAAGGATAATCCCAACCTGGTGGTCAAGGTGCCGCCGTTCAGGATTCCGCCGTTCGAGCTGAAAATGGCCTGGAGCCCGTTGCTCCAGCACAATCCCGACCATCAATGGTTGCGTCGTCTGATTATGGATGTGGCGGCGGAAGTAGACACCGAGTTCGCCGAATTCGGCAAGCCCTTCGAAAGCCAGGAACGCGGACCAGCTATCCAGTCAGAGCGGTAGTTCCCGTAATTCCAGAGAGGGTCGAGCAGTATCCCACATACGCTGGAAGGTCTCCGCCTGTAGTTTGACCCGACCGGGATCGGAAAACTTTGCCCAGCCCTCGATATTGTCGAAACGGTGGCGATAGGCCAGGGCCTGGCGATCAGCCAGCAGGAAGGGCTGTTCCGCGGCAGGGTAGTCGCCATTGACCAATCGTAGCTCGATCTTGCTCGGGAGGCGGCGCATGAGTTCGACCAGTTGATGTCGCCGCTGGACCAGTGGCTTATCGTCGTGTATCAGAATACGGATCTCGCACACCCGGTGCCGGCGGGCCATGTCGGAAAAGATGTCCCGCAGCCGTTTGCGATCGTAGAGGTCGTGATCGAGCAGGCGGTCGTAGAGCCAGATGCGCTGGTTGGCTTGCCCGGCAACGGTATCCAGCAAATCCAGGCAGTCCTTCTCAGTTTCGAAGTGCCAGCTGGAGTCATCCCGGCCGGCGACCGTCGGGGCGACGAGTTGGTGAACATCACGGGCCAGGATCTGAGTGGCCGCCAGGCAACGCATGTCGACGTGGGGAATGCCAGCGTCGTCATAGGGGGGCGAACATACATGAAACCCGGCTTGCTCGTAAAAGGGGATGGCGTATTCCTGGGCGCTTAGCCAGAGCTCGTCATAATGGGGTGCTGCTTCCGCCACGAGGTGGCGCAGAATCAGGTCACCGTAACCCTTACCCCGATATTCGCTTAGCACGGCCATACGGCCAATGCGACCGATATCGGTAATGGAAGGCACCAGACGGGCAACTGCAACGGGCGTATTGTCGGGCAGCACGGCGACGAAGTGGTCGGAGATCTCGTCGGTGTCATCCCACTCCAGTTCTGGCGGCACACCTTGCTCGTTGATAAAGACACGCTGACGAATATCACGGATACTGGGGGGTGCCAACTGCCAACTGTATTTGCGGATCTTCAGTTCCATTCGATGTTCCGTTCCACGCGTTCTTCTCCAGGCTCACTCGATAAGGGGCTCTTCAGCTCCAATCAATGTAGAGACTGCCATGGTTGAACAGGGTGACCAACAGTCCTGCGAGGGCCGGGTCCTCGGCTAGCCGGCGCAACTCGACCTGATTGGGTTCCGACCCTGAACACAGCACGGGCGCAATGGCCTGGGCATCGCCACCAAGCATAAAGCGTTCGCCGTCAACGAAGAGGGCGACCTGGTCACCAACGGGCCGATAGGCAAAACGCGATCCCTCGTTCCAGCGCAGTACCTCGCCCGCCTCAAGGGCTTCGACCAGTTGCCCGGCATCGATCGGATCTTCAGGTGCCGCGACGATGTCGTTGCTCTTTGGGGCCGTGGTGTATTGCCCGAGCCAGAGCGCTAGCAGGTCGCGTTGCCCCAGAGCCTCCTCGACGATTCTGGCGACGCCATCCACCGAAGCATCGCTGATCAGGCCCGGGTTGTCCTGCAGTTGCAGTTCGGGATCGCGTAGCAGACGCTCGGCACCCGGCTGGTTGCAGAGGAAGTCGCTGAAGCCCGTCAGGATGTCGTCGTGGCTGGGCGCACGGAAGCCGACGGACAGGGTAATGCAATCGTCCAGGGCGACGCCGTGATGACCGATGCCTGGGGGCAGATAGAGCATATCGCCGGGTTCGAGAACCCGGGTTTCTTCACCTTCCCATTCTTTCAGGATACGCAGTGGCGTGCCCTCGACTCGCGGGGAATCTTCGTTGCACTCGCCACCGAATTGCCACTCACGGCGACCCTGAGCCTGGATTAGGAAGACATCATACTGGTCGTAATGGGGGCCAACGCTGCCGCCTTCCGGCGCGTAGCTGGCCATGATGTCGTCAAGC
The window above is part of the Marinobacter nanhaiticus D15-8W genome. Proteins encoded here:
- a CDS encoding pyridoxal phosphate-dependent aminotransferase — encoded protein: MQNFKKSSKLDNVCYEIRGPVLREARRLEEEGHRVLKLNIGNPAAFELDVPEEIQQDVIYNMHSAQGYVESKGLFSARKAVMHYCQQRGIDKVDIDDIYLGNGVSEMIVMSMQALLNTGDEVLVPAPDYPLWTAAITLSSGKPVHYHCDEAQDWFPDIDDIKSKLTSRTRAIVLINPNNPTGAVYPRELLEQVIELARQHNLIVLSDEIYDKILYDGVEHISTASLADDVLFFTYNGLSKNYRAAGYRSGWMIISGAKHKARDLIEGIEMLASMRLCSNVPAQLAIQTALGGYQSIEDLVAPGGRLYDQRETAWELLNDIPGVSCVKPMGALYMFPKLDPKRYPIHNDEKMVLDLLLQERILLVQGSAFNIEDRQHLRVVFLPRVDALEDAIKRLAHFLSAYQQ
- a CDS encoding DNA-3-methyladenine glycosylase I; this encodes MLAFQVIEDRAAARVGGPKGLESRMPNVRKKEEIAAMPDREFLSSMTRRIFQAGMKHSVSNDRWPRFEDYFWSFEPEKLMLLSEEQLEQAMQNPELIRHWGKLRTIPFNAGEMYRISRAEGGFGKVIADWDDGDLFGLWAWLGKRFQRMGGQSGARFLRLTGRDTFLLTDDVIAALVTSDAIDEKPTRKADKQRVNDVFLEWQAQSGRPLAHISRILSMTVD
- a CDS encoding glutathione peroxidase; the encoded protein is MSSQALYDIEVQDIKGQSRTLDEYQGKVLLIVNTASKCGFTPQFEGLQKLHQELGGKGFVLGFPCNQFMSQDPGDNDEISQFCSLNYGVDFPMFAKIEVNGPNTHPLYRFLKSEAKGLMGSEKIKWNFTKFLVDQNGKVVKRYPPTAKPEAIRKDIEQLL
- a CDS encoding MarR family winged helix-turn-helix transcriptional regulator, with the translated sequence MTAKNDNPLALDNQVCFALYAANRAMTTLYRPLLEELGLTYPQYLVMLVLWEADRPGYEDTSTELISVSWLGRRLRLDSGTLTPLLKRLEARGLICRSRHTDDERVVTLTLTGEGRELRDRALDIPGNLLCRSGLGLEDARTLRQSLQRLLDQLPEK
- a CDS encoding hybrid sensor histidine kinase/response regulator yields the protein MPFTKRLSFRLTRNTVLLAMLLGILLNMVQVTLDYFNARHTMDEEIRALMDISYSPASQIAYNIDTRLAKELLDGLLRHPAIVDARIVDPDGRVLAASTRESSDSTYRMLSDFLFGPNREYSENLRVPQLDEIPLGRLEVRIDTHHYGTAFLSRAAYTLVSGFIKSLVLSIILLFIFYFVLTKPLLRVIQALREVEPKAPEKVRLPVPPNHENDEIGQMVGIINQHLDTIDSSLDQVRLAESKMKHYSSKLEREVEDRTREISEKNEALQRGNRALIKAKEDAVHRARSRANFLASMSHEIRTPLNGVLGMLSLALEGELEPSQRNRLEIAYNAGQSLLSLLNDILDISKVEAGKLNLEAIEFSLRDVIEECATLLSQQARSKQIDLVIDLDPALPETYQGDPTRVRQIVNNLLGNGIKFTETGEVRIRARSRNGETRIDVIDTGIGMGEETLRRIFSPFSQGKADTTRRYGGTGLGLTLCRQLVERMHGQITVESRENKGTHFTVLLPLPVRSPARDVEFNAPALQRQGVALDISHANPHRLPLERQLQAWNIPVLAPDGDSPAAYLCDTAAWTRGALSDRRLSCPLVLLGEPQQSIRALSGKDLRVVSLPLRRNQLEEVLRVATGGSAKPNIKKDEIAPRPSEGLNILLVEDNRVNQIVASSMLRKLGYRVDLAENGERAIAALNHSNYDVVLMDCQMPVLDGYEATERIRRNPGWREMPIIAVTANVMQGDKDDCLAAGMNDYITKPYNKQELQKVIERWAGNNATSSQASN
- a CDS encoding LysR family transcriptional regulator, whose protein sequence is MDISRVDLNLLVYLDVLLREKNVTKAANHLGITQPAMSNGLRRLRDLFGDPLLVRTSEGMTATERALELKPLVRNVLADIERAVQAKSEFAAAESHRVFRIMASDYAESCLMPRVLRRIRQEAPHVTLDVLTPSDVSFLDVEQGRLDMAINRFDKLPQSFHQKTLWTEYFACLMNARNPILREPFTLDTYLDASHIWVSKTGFGVGVGVNPKDVQRLGWVDEALSLMGRKRRISVFTRHYQVAMLLAEQHDLIATLPSRAAWLQKDNPNLVVKVPPFRIPPFELKMAWSPLLQHNPDHQWLRRLIMDVAAEVDTEFAEFGKPFESQERGPAIQSER
- a CDS encoding GNAT family N-acetyltransferase; the encoded protein is MELKIRKYSWQLAPPSIRDIRQRVFINEQGVPPELEWDDTDEISDHFVAVLPDNTPVAVARLVPSITDIGRIGRMAVLSEYRGKGYGDLILRHLVAEAAPHYDELWLSAQEYAIPFYEQAGFHVCSPPYDDAGIPHVDMRCLAATQILARDVHQLVAPTVAGRDDSSWHFETEKDCLDLLDTVAGQANQRIWLYDRLLDHDLYDRKRLRDIFSDMARRHRVCEIRILIHDDKPLVQRRHQLVELMRRLPSKIELRLVNGDYPAAEQPFLLADRQALAYRHRFDNIEGWAKFSDPGRVKLQAETFQRMWDTARPSLELRELPL
- a CDS encoding cupin domain-containing protein, with amino-acid sequence MQIPGGLDAAVFLRDYWQKKPLLVRQAFPDLVSPVSPDELGGLACESAVESRIVIENDHGRPWQLENGPFEPERFENLPPTHWTLLIQGLDHWVPELSPLLDRFRFVPNWRLDDIMASYAPEGGSVGPHYDQYDVFLIQAQGRREWQFGGECNEDSPRVEGTPLRILKEWEGEETRVLEPGDMLYLPPGIGHHGVALDDCITLSVGFRAPSHDDILTGFSDFLCNQPGAERLLRDPELQLQDNPGLISDASVDGVARIVEEALGQRDLLALWLGQYTTAPKSNDIVAAPEDPIDAGQLVEALEAGEVLRWNEGSRFAYRPVGDQVALFVDGERFMLGGDAQAIAPVLCSGSEPNQVELRRLAEDPALAGLLVTLFNHGSLYIDWS